The genomic region CGGCTCGCCGCCGAACTGGACGCCGAAGGCGGCCTGCCGGTCGACGAGTTGGTGCGGACGCCCAGCGGTCGTATCGACCGTGACTCGGCCGACGCGGTCTTCACCCGCCGCAAGGAGGAGACCGAGGACAGCCCGGACGACTGGCGCTGCTGGTTCCGGCTCGCGATCGCCTACCAGGACGCCCGGGACACCCCGCGGGCCCGCAAGGCGATGCAGCGCGCCATCGCCCTGCACGCAGGCAGGCCCGTCAGCATCTGACGGGCCTGCGGGCGGTACTTCGTTCCCTCACGTACGCGCGTACTCCGCGCTCCACGCCTCGACGGTGTCCGCCGCCCGGTCGAAGGCCTCGTGACGTGACAGGAAGTCGGCGTTGTGGTCGGTGAGCAGCGGCGCCAACTGCGCACCACCCTGCTGCACGAGTACGAGAGCCTGGCCCTGCACGGTGCGCGGCAGCCCGAGCCAGCGGACCGGCTGCTGCACCGTGCGCACGGCCTGTGTCTTGTCCCACGGGACGGTATGCGTCATGAGGAAGCCCACACGACGCACTCCGTGCCTGCTCACCCAGGTGCCGACGCGCAGCAGTCGCAGTGCGCAGAGGACGACCACGAGGCCGAAGCCGAGACAGGCGGCGGCGCCCGGCAGCGCACCGGCGAAGGCAATGATCATCGCTGCCAGCAGGATGAACGAGGCGAGCAGCAGAAGCAGAGCTGCCGCCCCGACCCGCCAGGGTCCGGGGCGGTAGGGGCGGCGCCACAGGTCGTGGTCGTCGAACGGCAGCGCGACATCGTCGGCATTCTCGGCGGCTGCGTCAAACGCGCGGTCGGCCGTCAGGAAAGGCAGGGGCACGACTGATCCTCACTCACAAGCACGCTCGATTGGCTGTGCCCGGTGAGGCTACCGATGAGATCATCGTCGGACCACCTCAGGGGTCCGGACGAGTCAGTGTCCGTGCGACGCTTCGGACTGATGCGTCTGGCTGGGGGGCTGATCGGCGGCCAGGGCGGGCAGCCCGAACAGTACCGAGCCGACGAGACCGGCGACCACCGTGAGGCCGAGCAGGGTGCGCCCGGCGAACTGGGACTTGCTGGGACGCTGACGGGGCGGCGGCTCGACATTGCTTCGGAAGCGTTCGGCGTCAGCGACGAATGTGAAGGGTACGGCCTCTCGCCGGCGGAACATTTGGGGCACTTCTCCTTGGGTCACGCATCATCTGGTTCCACTGTGGTTCCACTGGTTCAGACGTCCGAAGTCGCCGATCGGTGCCCGATTTCCGGGAATGGGCAGAAGTTTTCTGCTGACGGTTCGTCCGACCCCGGCTGTCGGTGCTGCGCCGTAGAGTGGGCGCCGCCCGAGCGATGCAACTGGAAGGACCCCGCCGGTGAGTAGCACTCCCACCCCAGACCACAAGCCGAGCTTCCGCAGCGACGTCACCGTCGAACTGGTGAAGCACAGCGCGAGCGACTCCGACGTGCTGTGGGCGGCCCGAGTCTCCACGGCGGGTGAGCAGTCGCTGGAGGAGCTCCAGAAGGACCCCGAGCGCTCCAAGGGGCTCATCAACTACCTGATGCGGGACCGCCACGGCAGCCCCTTCGAGCACAACTCGATGACCTTCTTCATCAGCGCTCCGATCTTCGTCTTCCGTGAATTCATGCGGCACCGCGTCGGCTGGTCGTACAACGAGGAATCGGGCCGCTACCGTGAGCTGGAGCCGGTCTTCTACATCCCCGGCAAGGCCCGGAAGCTGGTCCAGCAGGGCCGCCCCGGCAAGTACGAGTTCGTCGAGGGCACCGAGGCCCAGCAGGAGCTCACCGGCCGCGCGATGGAGGACTCCTACCGGCAGGCGTACGACGCGTACCAGGAGATGCTGGCCGCCGGTGTGGCCCGCGAGGTGGCCCGTGCGGTCCTGCCCGTCGGCCTGTTCTCCTCGATGTACGCGACGTGCAATGCGCGCTCGCTGATGCACTTCCTCGGCCTGCGCACCCAGCACGAGATGGCGAAGGTGCCCTCGTTCCCGCAACGGGAGATCGAGATGGTCGGCGAGAAGATGGAAGAGCACTGGACGAAGCTCATGCCGCTCACCCATGAGGCCTTCAATGCCAACGGCCGGGTCGCCCCATAGGGCACAGATGTACGGTTGGGCCGCGCGAGGTGTCCGTATTGCACCGTTTGGTGAAGTTCATCTAGGCTGATCAAACGGACCCGGCACTGCTTGAACCCCCGAGCAGGCAGTGCCGGGCTCCGTAGCTCTCGTCCCCCGAGGGGACGGCACGTACTGAGCAGCGAGTAGCGTGGTACCCATGGCTCCGATCTCCACTTCGCAGACCCCCTTCGGGCGGGTCCTCACCGCCATGGTCACGCCCTTCACGGCGGACGGCGCGCTCGATATCGAAGGCGCGCAGCGACTCGCCACCCATCTGGTGGACGCCGGTAACGACGGCCTCGTCGTCAACGGCACCACGGGCGAGTCCCCGACCACCAGCGACGCGGAGAAAAACGACCTGGTACGGGCGGTGCGTGAGGCGGTCGGCGACCGCGCCCACGTGATCGCAGGTGTAGGTACCAACGACACCCGGCACAGCCTGGAGCTGGCCCGCGCCGCCGAGCGCGCGGGCGCCCACGGGCTGCTGGCTGTGACCCCGTACTACAACAAGCCGCCGCAGGAGGGCCTGCTCCGGCACTTCACCGCGATCGCCGATGCCACCGAGCTGCCGGTCATGCTCTACGACATCCCTGGCCGCAGCGGTGTCCCCATCAACACCGAGACGATCGTCCGGCTCGCCGAGCACCCGCGGATCGTCGCCAACAAGGACGCCAAGGGTGACCTCGGCCGCGCCAGCTGGGCCATCGCACGCAGTGGTCTGGCCTGGTACTCCGGCGACGACATGCTGAACCTCCCGCTGCTCTCGGTCGGCGCCTGCGGATTCGTCTCCGTCGTCGGCCACCTCGTCACCCCCGACCTGCGCGCCCTCCTGGAAGCGCACCTCGCGGGCGAGGTCGGGAAGGCGACCGAGATCCACCAGCAGCTGCTCCCGGTCTTCACCGGCATGTTCCGTACGCAGGGAGTGATCACCACCAAGGCGGC from Streptomyces sp. NBC_01267 harbors:
- a CDS encoding tetratricopeptide repeat protein, whose product is MRAKITYLVTAAVLVFYFVLVGSRGVLLIQNGTLLTVTFGVAVLILPLIGIWFLWKNTQFVQRANRLAAELDAEGGLPVDELVRTPSGRIDRDSADAVFTRRKEETEDSPDDWRCWFRLAIAYQDARDTPRARKAMQRAIALHAGRPVSI
- the thyX gene encoding FAD-dependent thymidylate synthase yields the protein MSSTPTPDHKPSFRSDVTVELVKHSASDSDVLWAARVSTAGEQSLEELQKDPERSKGLINYLMRDRHGSPFEHNSMTFFISAPIFVFREFMRHRVGWSYNEESGRYRELEPVFYIPGKARKLVQQGRPGKYEFVEGTEAQQELTGRAMEDSYRQAYDAYQEMLAAGVAREVARAVLPVGLFSSMYATCNARSLMHFLGLRTQHEMAKVPSFPQREIEMVGEKMEEHWTKLMPLTHEAFNANGRVAP
- the dapA gene encoding 4-hydroxy-tetrahydrodipicolinate synthase, coding for MAPISTSQTPFGRVLTAMVTPFTADGALDIEGAQRLATHLVDAGNDGLVVNGTTGESPTTSDAEKNDLVRAVREAVGDRAHVIAGVGTNDTRHSLELARAAERAGAHGLLAVTPYYNKPPQEGLLRHFTAIADATELPVMLYDIPGRSGVPINTETIVRLAEHPRIVANKDAKGDLGRASWAIARSGLAWYSGDDMLNLPLLSVGACGFVSVVGHLVTPDLRALLEAHLAGEVGKATEIHQQLLPVFTGMFRTQGVITTKAALTLQGLPAGPLRLPMVELTPEETAQLKIDLAAGGVEL